Genomic segment of Staphylococcus muscae:
TGCAATAAATGTGTCACGATTTCAATTGCATCGTCAGGTGTATCGGCAATCTTGCCGAAGCCTTTTGATTCGAAATAGTAGGCGTTTTCAAGTTCTTGACCTGGCGCAGGATTTAAGAAAATCATCGGTGTTCGACGCGCTAATCCTTCCGAAATCGTAATGCCACCCGGCTTCGTAATCATGAGATGACTGACAGCCATCCATGCATTCATCTCTTTCGTATATCCGAGAATTAAGACGTTATTATTATTTTTGAATGCAGTTGAAAGTTGACGTTTTAAGTCTTTATTACGCCCACATATCATAACAACTTGTGCACGTGGTGTGTTGGATAAAATGCGTTCTATCATTGTATGGAAGCCTTTTGATACACCAAAAGCACCGGCTGACATAAGAATTGTAGGTGCAGTTGGATCCAAATGGTTTTGATAGCACCACTCTACACGATCAATAGGCGCTTCAAATTGTGCAGATACTGGAATTCCAGTCACTTTTGTGTGATCATTCGGAATACCTATGTTTGTTAGTTCTGCCTTCAAATCATCAGTTGCGACATAATAGCGTGATGAGTTCGGAGTGATCCAGTTTTTGTGCATACGGTAGTCTGTAATCACTGTTGCGATTGGTATATTCATATTAAATTGTTGTGTTAATACCGACATAACAGGCGTTGGAAAAGTTAACAAGATTAAATCAGGTTTTTCCTTTAAAAGTAGATTTAATAGTTTGTTCAACCCATAGTATTTATAGAAGCATTTGTCTATTTCATCTGGGCGACTGTAATAGAATGCTTGATACATGCGACGGAAATATTTAAAACTATTAATATACCATTGTTTACAAATAGTTGTTATGACAGGGTGTGCTTCTAAAAATAAGTCATGCTCGATAACCGTAAGATCATCCAGGTGCATCTTATTTAAATGCGACACAATACTGTTCGTGACTTGGATATGGCCATTGCCAAAGGAACCGGTCAGTATTAATATTTTTTTCTTTTGAGTACTCATATGAGTAGCCTCCAATATTATTTAGATGCAAAGGGAGCGCCTGAGCATAGGTGTTTCATTATGAAAGACTGTCTAGCGCTATCGAAATCAAATTTATATAAGTTGTATCAACGTAAAATAAGGTGAAATCCTTTAACATCTCATCATTTAACCATAGTTTGCCAGTATCCTAAAAATTGTGAAAAGAAAAAGTCAATTTCAATGAGACGCATATACGTTATAATTTATTCTATTATCTTAATATATTGACGCAATGAGATACAACATGAGAAATAATGTCAGATGAAAAAATGATCTACAACTTATATAATTTTATGGTGAAACGTGTATAATGAATGAGTGTATAAAAAAGGAGAGATATGTGTGAATGCGCAAGAACTTTTTCAACATATATTAATGAAACAAGTAGTTGGAACATTAGATAGAGAAATAGATGATATCACGACAGACTCTCGCACTGCTAGAGAAGGAAGTATCTTTGTGGCTTCTAAAGGCTATACAGTGGATAGTCATCGCTTTGCGCAAAATGTTGTAGCGCAAGGTTGCCAAGTCGTTGTCGTGAGTCGTGAATTAGAGTTAACAGGTGATGTAACACAAGTGATTGTGCCTGATACATTGCGAGTGGCGAGTCATCTTGCTCATCGCTTGTATGATTTTCCTAGTAAAAAGATGACAACAATCGGTGTGACAGGGACAAATGGTAAAACATCAATCGCTACGATGATACATCATATATTCCGCAAATTGAATAAAGGCAGCGCCTATTTAGGGACAAATGGCTTTCAAATAAATGAGCACGTCACAAAAGGGCAAAATACGACACCAGAGACGGTATCCCTTACTAAAAAATTGCATGAAGCCGTGCAAGCAGATGCATCCGCAATGACATTAGAAGTATCATCACACGGATTGAGCTTAGGGAGATTGAGTGGGGTTACATTTGATGTTGCGATATTTTCAAATTTAACACAAGATCATTTAGACTTTCATGGGACGATGGAAGCATATGGTCATGCAAAATCGTTGCTATTTAGTCAATTAGGCCAGGATGTGTCGCAATCGAAATATGCGATTGTGAACAATGATGATGCCTTTTCAGAGTCTTTAAAGGCTGTCACACCATATGAAGTATTCACATATGGAATCGAACAAGATGCGCAGTTTATGGCGAAAAATATTGAAGCAACCCTACAAGGTGTTACTTTTGACTTCGTTACTCCTTTTGGGACGTATCCTGTAAAGTCACCTTATGTTGGTGAATTCAATATCGCAAACCTTATGGCAGCAATGCTCGGAGTATGGGCGAGTGGCGAAAGTTTAGAGCGAGTGACACAGGTAGTTGAAGCGCTAGAGCCTGTTGAAGGCCGACTAGAAGTACTTGACCCATCATTGCCGATTGATTTAATTATTGACTATGCACATACAGCAGATGGTATGACAAAGTTAATCGACGCAGTACAACCGTTTGTGAAACAGAAGTTAATCTTTTTAATCGGCATGGCAGGTGAACGTGATTTGACGAAGACGCCAGAAATGGGGCGTGTTGCTTCACGTGCAGACTATGTTATAT
This window contains:
- a CDS encoding UDP-N-acetylmuramoyl-L-alanyl-D-glutamate--L-lysine ligase — its product is MNAQELFQHILMKQVVGTLDREIDDITTDSRTAREGSIFVASKGYTVDSHRFAQNVVAQGCQVVVVSRELELTGDVTQVIVPDTLRVASHLAHRLYDFPSKKMTTIGVTGTNGKTSIATMIHHIFRKLNKGSAYLGTNGFQINEHVTKGQNTTPETVSLTKKLHEAVQADASAMTLEVSSHGLSLGRLSGVTFDVAIFSNLTQDHLDFHGTMEAYGHAKSLLFSQLGQDVSQSKYAIVNNDDAFSESLKAVTPYEVFTYGIEQDAQFMAKNIEATLQGVTFDFVTPFGTYPVKSPYVGEFNIANLMAAMLGVWASGESLERVTQVVEALEPVEGRLEVLDPSLPIDLIIDYAHTADGMTKLIDAVQPFVKQKLIFLIGMAGERDLTKTPEMGRVASRADYVILTPDNPANDDPKMLTAELAKGMTHDNYVEFTDRAEGIRHAIEMAEPGDTVVLASKGREPFQIMAGHVKVPHRDDLIGLEAAYEKFGGRPDED
- a CDS encoding diglucosyl diacylglycerol synthase, with the translated sequence MSTQKKKILILTGSFGNGHIQVTNSIVSHLNKMHLDDLTVIEHDLFLEAHPVITTICKQWYINSFKYFRRMYQAFYYSRPDEIDKCFYKYYGLNKLLNLLLKEKPDLILLTFPTPVMSVLTQQFNMNIPIATVITDYRMHKNWITPNSSRYYVATDDLKAELTNIGIPNDHTKVTGIPVSAQFEAPIDRVEWCYQNHLDPTAPTILMSAGAFGVSKGFHTMIERILSNTPRAQVVMICGRNKDLKRQLSTAFKNNNNVLILGYTKEMNAWMAVSHLMITKPGGITISEGLARRTPMIFLNPAPGQELENAYYFESKGFGKIADTPDDAIEIVTHLLQHNDALDQMVQHITDARIEHATQKLCNDLLHLLYDSTAYQNVYGKVPLYARLLVK